One genomic segment of Ricinus communis isolate WT05 ecotype wild-type chromosome 5, ASM1957865v1, whole genome shotgun sequence includes these proteins:
- the LOC8260983 gene encoding putative ALA-interacting subunit 2 isoform X2, with product MDADGEGISSDSTAVRTIPIRSRRCEAFYQFKQQRLPACKPVLTPAWVISTFLLLGFVFLPIGLVTLRASRDVVEIVDRYDIDCIPESFRGNKVSYIKDTSVPKNCTRVLKVHKYMKAPIYIYYQLDSYYQNHRRYVKSRSDQQLLHGLKYNDTSSCKPEESNKGLPIVPCGLIAWSLFNDTYTFVRGRAELSVNRKNIAWKSDREHKFGKHVYPFNFQNGTLIGGGKLDPHTPLSDQEDLIVWMRTAALPSFRKLYGRIEEDLDADDVILVHLMNNYNTYSFGGQKKLVISTSSWLGGRNDFLGVAYIFVGSSAIILSLVFLLLHVNNPR from the exons ATGGATGCGGATGGCGAGGGTATTTCATCAGATTCAACTGCAGTTCGAACTATCCCAATTCGTTCTAGACGATGTGAAG CTTTCTATCAGTTCAAACAGCAAAGGCTTCCAGCTTGTAAACCTGTCCTGACACCAGCATGG GTTATTTCTACATTTTTGTTGCTGGGTTTTGTTTTCCTTCCCATCGGGCTTGTCACACTCCGTGCTTCTCGTGAT GTTGTTGAGATTGTGGATCGTTATGACATAGATTGCATACCTGAGTCATTCAGAGGCAACAAGGTGTCATATATCAAGGATACTTCAGTTCCCAAAAATTGCACTCGGGTCTTGAag GTACACAAGTATATGAAAGCTCCAATCTACATATATTATCAGCTTGATAGTTACTACCAAAATCATCGAAG GTATGTTAAAAGTAGAAGTGATCAGCAGCTCTTACATGGATTGAAGTACAATGACACAAGTTCTTGCAAACCTGAAGAGTCCAACAAGGGTCTTCCTATCGTCCCTTGTGGGTTAATAGCGTGGAGTCTGTTCAATGACACATACACATTTGTTCGTGGCAGAGCAGAATTGTCAGTCAACAGGAAGAATATTGCATGGAAGAGTGATCGCGAGCACAAATTTGGGAAGCACGTTTATCCCTTCAACTTTCAGAATGGGACCTTGATTGGTGGTGGAAAGCTAGATCCCCATACTCCT CTAAGTGATCAAGAGGATCTTATTGTATGGATGCGTACTGCTGCCCTTCCTAGCTTCCGAAAGTTGTATGGTAGAATTGAAGAAGATTTGGATGCAGATGATGTTATACTCGTACACCTGATGAACAATTATAATACATACAGCTTCGGAGGCCAAAAGAAGCTTGTTATTTCAACTTCAAGCTGGTTGGGAGGAAGGAACGATTTTCTTGGGGTTGCCTACATCTTTGTTGGTTCTTCCGCCATAATCCTCTCACTCGTTTTCTTATTGCTTCATGTAAATAACCCAag ATAA
- the LOC8260983 gene encoding putative ALA-interacting subunit 2 isoform X1: MDADGEGISSDSTAVRTIPIRSRRCEAFYQFKQQRLPACKPVLTPAWVISTFLLLGFVFLPIGLVTLRASRDVVEIVDRYDIDCIPESFRGNKVSYIKDTSVPKNCTRVLKVHKYMKAPIYIYYQLDSYYQNHRRYVKSRSDQQLLHGLKYNDTSSCKPEESNKGLPIVPCGLIAWSLFNDTYTFVRGRAELSVNRKNIAWKSDREHKFGKHVYPFNFQNGTLIGGGKLDPHTPLSDQEDLIVWMRTAALPSFRKLYGRIEEDLDADDVILVHLMNNYNTYSFGGQKKLVISTSSWLGGRNDFLGVAYIFVGSSAIILSLVFLLLHVNNPRPYRDSSYLSWNKKGVAS, translated from the exons ATGGATGCGGATGGCGAGGGTATTTCATCAGATTCAACTGCAGTTCGAACTATCCCAATTCGTTCTAGACGATGTGAAG CTTTCTATCAGTTCAAACAGCAAAGGCTTCCAGCTTGTAAACCTGTCCTGACACCAGCATGG GTTATTTCTACATTTTTGTTGCTGGGTTTTGTTTTCCTTCCCATCGGGCTTGTCACACTCCGTGCTTCTCGTGAT GTTGTTGAGATTGTGGATCGTTATGACATAGATTGCATACCTGAGTCATTCAGAGGCAACAAGGTGTCATATATCAAGGATACTTCAGTTCCCAAAAATTGCACTCGGGTCTTGAag GTACACAAGTATATGAAAGCTCCAATCTACATATATTATCAGCTTGATAGTTACTACCAAAATCATCGAAG GTATGTTAAAAGTAGAAGTGATCAGCAGCTCTTACATGGATTGAAGTACAATGACACAAGTTCTTGCAAACCTGAAGAGTCCAACAAGGGTCTTCCTATCGTCCCTTGTGGGTTAATAGCGTGGAGTCTGTTCAATGACACATACACATTTGTTCGTGGCAGAGCAGAATTGTCAGTCAACAGGAAGAATATTGCATGGAAGAGTGATCGCGAGCACAAATTTGGGAAGCACGTTTATCCCTTCAACTTTCAGAATGGGACCTTGATTGGTGGTGGAAAGCTAGATCCCCATACTCCT CTAAGTGATCAAGAGGATCTTATTGTATGGATGCGTACTGCTGCCCTTCCTAGCTTCCGAAAGTTGTATGGTAGAATTGAAGAAGATTTGGATGCAGATGATGTTATACTCGTACACCTGATGAACAATTATAATACATACAGCTTCGGAGGCCAAAAGAAGCTTGTTATTTCAACTTCAAGCTGGTTGGGAGGAAGGAACGATTTTCTTGGGGTTGCCTACATCTTTGTTGGTTCTTCCGCCATAATCCTCTCACTCGTTTTCTTATTGCTTCATGTAAATAACCCAag GCCTTACAGAGACTCATCTTACTTGTCCTGGAATAAAAAAGGCGTTGCTAGTTGA
- the LOC8260983 gene encoding putative ALA-interacting subunit 2 isoform X4 produces MDADGEGISSDSTAVRTIPIRSRRCEAFYQFKQQRLPACKPVLTPAWVISTFLLLGFVFLPIGLVTLRASRDVVEIVDRYDIDCIPESFRGNKVSYIKDTSVPKNCTRVLKVHKYMKAPIYIYYQLDSYYQNHRRYVKSRSDQQLLHGLKYNDTSSCKPEESNKGLPIVPCGLIAWSLFNDTYTFVRGRAELSVNRKNIAWKSDREHKFGKHVYPFNFQNGTLIGGGKLDPHTPVWVHYIVS; encoded by the exons ATGGATGCGGATGGCGAGGGTATTTCATCAGATTCAACTGCAGTTCGAACTATCCCAATTCGTTCTAGACGATGTGAAG CTTTCTATCAGTTCAAACAGCAAAGGCTTCCAGCTTGTAAACCTGTCCTGACACCAGCATGG GTTATTTCTACATTTTTGTTGCTGGGTTTTGTTTTCCTTCCCATCGGGCTTGTCACACTCCGTGCTTCTCGTGAT GTTGTTGAGATTGTGGATCGTTATGACATAGATTGCATACCTGAGTCATTCAGAGGCAACAAGGTGTCATATATCAAGGATACTTCAGTTCCCAAAAATTGCACTCGGGTCTTGAag GTACACAAGTATATGAAAGCTCCAATCTACATATATTATCAGCTTGATAGTTACTACCAAAATCATCGAAG GTATGTTAAAAGTAGAAGTGATCAGCAGCTCTTACATGGATTGAAGTACAATGACACAAGTTCTTGCAAACCTGAAGAGTCCAACAAGGGTCTTCCTATCGTCCCTTGTGGGTTAATAGCGTGGAGTCTGTTCAATGACACATACACATTTGTTCGTGGCAGAGCAGAATTGTCAGTCAACAGGAAGAATATTGCATGGAAGAGTGATCGCGAGCACAAATTTGGGAAGCACGTTTATCCCTTCAACTTTCAGAATGGGACCTTGATTGGTGGTGGAAAGCTAGATCCCCATACTCCT GTCTGGGTGCATTACATTGTTAGCTAA
- the LOC8260983 gene encoding putative ALA-interacting subunit 2 isoform X3 codes for MDADGEGISSDSTAVRTIPIRSRRCEAFYQFKQQRLPACKPVLTPAWVISTFLLLGFVFLPIGLVTLRASRDVVEIVDRYDIDCIPESFRGNKVSYIKDTSVPKNCTRVLKVHKYMKAPIYIYYQLDSYYQNHRRYVKSRSDQQLLHGLKYNDTSSCKPEESNKGLPIVPCGLIAWSLFNDTYTFVRGRAELSVNRKNIAWKSDREHKFGKHVYPFNFQNGTLIGGGKLDPHTPAFLLVWVHYIVS; via the exons ATGGATGCGGATGGCGAGGGTATTTCATCAGATTCAACTGCAGTTCGAACTATCCCAATTCGTTCTAGACGATGTGAAG CTTTCTATCAGTTCAAACAGCAAAGGCTTCCAGCTTGTAAACCTGTCCTGACACCAGCATGG GTTATTTCTACATTTTTGTTGCTGGGTTTTGTTTTCCTTCCCATCGGGCTTGTCACACTCCGTGCTTCTCGTGAT GTTGTTGAGATTGTGGATCGTTATGACATAGATTGCATACCTGAGTCATTCAGAGGCAACAAGGTGTCATATATCAAGGATACTTCAGTTCCCAAAAATTGCACTCGGGTCTTGAag GTACACAAGTATATGAAAGCTCCAATCTACATATATTATCAGCTTGATAGTTACTACCAAAATCATCGAAG GTATGTTAAAAGTAGAAGTGATCAGCAGCTCTTACATGGATTGAAGTACAATGACACAAGTTCTTGCAAACCTGAAGAGTCCAACAAGGGTCTTCCTATCGTCCCTTGTGGGTTAATAGCGTGGAGTCTGTTCAATGACACATACACATTTGTTCGTGGCAGAGCAGAATTGTCAGTCAACAGGAAGAATATTGCATGGAAGAGTGATCGCGAGCACAAATTTGGGAAGCACGTTTATCCCTTCAACTTTCAGAATGGGACCTTGATTGGTGGTGGAAAGCTAGATCCCCATACTCCT gcTTTTTTGTTGGTCTGGGTGCATTACATTGTTAGCTAA